The Nitrospirota bacterium genome includes a window with the following:
- a CDS encoding PD-(D/E)XK nuclease family protein, producing MLRIVTGPFHPHLETALADEIRRIKTGDPFAPLAVIVPSRPLLDRVRYLLAVESDLCLLNVHFLTFHQLALRLWDERRSGSLESVAAPCRLVDRLFFEQLIRHIVGSRLSAMEPFQRLGQSAGTWAALWATVQDLKDAGVDPAEALRGVREGAFEADDTRWLEALFTLHAAVTETARALGVGTADDLADAVVPFARDSRFLAGLRSAVYYGFYDLTQVQLSLFEAVVNRVATTLFFPLEDDPSFAFARRFFERYLQPLAPAPGAVTRVLRPDSKPDRQDGGHPQLRVIHVVGPEEEAAAVCREILQLVETNGYRFDEIGVVARTLDPYLSCLQPVFDRHRIPFTSTGGRPLVHEPIVKVLLQLATLPVNGFYRAAMLDVLTSPLARLEGAGAQGEARPDLWKLAVQVLNITRGEDEWRRVAHASGASLVTGRDEEAEEGGVGRQGIDARQLRLLWQAASRLIADCRALPTRGSAARLTDAFFDLAAKHLVLPGPTEGDEPIEEARVRLAPVEQALASVVAKLRQLDELGDELSWEEWIRLFAQAIDATTIPIESEDHRGVRVLDAMAARGLPFRALFILGLNEKVFPRYIREDAFLRDRHRRALAETLGFKIDEKLAGYDEEQLLFRLLCRAAGRRVYLLYQRADEGGRALAPSAFIGQAGRWFAADHPRETAVPRRLLERVEQQAVVQSALPPAEVALWLILRGQDPSSWLQAVGRESELFVHGRATLERLESEAQDLGPHDGLTGPLAAHWATVAGQGVAPTALEQYARCPFQYFAAQVLRLEPVRRPAQHTLDPQALGTLCHAALRRCYEHLVGSGWPEEALPPPAVRDAARLSVEAACAELAAERGMGYALLWEMTRETVTKLVSVCVEADQEDYKQSRFKPIAFELEAQGQLEGAGTNGRNAINVKGRLDRVDRRDDPPALRIIDYKVKVGSGMKSEDRKLLQAGVRGFRLQPPLYALIEVPGQPAPSHVDFVFLAPKWKRPIERSTFPASAWRSRAGAQLRGTIVTLIDGIAAGRFFILPGGYCDSCDYAVACRRFHGPTWWRASRAAPAKGLRELRTQQVPDE from the coding sequence ATGCTTCGGATCGTCACCGGTCCGTTCCATCCCCACCTGGAAACCGCCCTCGCCGACGAGATTCGACGGATCAAGACCGGCGATCCGTTCGCTCCTCTCGCCGTCATTGTTCCATCCCGCCCGTTGCTCGACCGTGTCCGTTATCTGTTGGCGGTCGAATCCGATCTCTGTCTGCTGAACGTCCATTTTCTCACGTTCCATCAGTTGGCGCTGCGGTTGTGGGACGAACGCCGGAGCGGCTCGCTTGAATCGGTCGCCGCTCCCTGTCGGCTCGTCGATCGGCTCTTTTTCGAGCAACTCATCCGCCACATCGTCGGCAGCCGGCTGTCCGCGATGGAGCCTTTCCAACGGCTGGGGCAGTCCGCCGGCACCTGGGCGGCGCTCTGGGCGACCGTGCAGGATCTCAAAGACGCCGGGGTGGACCCGGCCGAGGCGCTGCGCGGCGTCCGCGAGGGAGCCTTTGAAGCCGACGATACGCGGTGGCTGGAAGCCTTGTTTACGCTGCATGCGGCGGTGACGGAAACGGCCCGGGCGCTGGGCGTGGGCACGGCGGATGATCTGGCCGATGCGGTCGTGCCGTTTGCGCGCGACTCGCGGTTTCTTGCGGGCCTTCGCTCCGCGGTGTATTACGGCTTCTACGACCTGACCCAGGTGCAGCTTTCGCTCTTCGAAGCCGTCGTGAATCGGGTCGCGACGACGCTCTTCTTCCCGCTGGAAGACGACCCCTCCTTCGCGTTTGCCAGGCGATTTTTCGAGCGGTATCTCCAGCCGCTGGCTCCGGCCCCCGGCGCCGTGACCCGCGTTCTCCGGCCCGACTCGAAGCCTGATCGACAGGACGGCGGCCATCCGCAGCTTCGCGTGATTCATGTCGTCGGGCCGGAAGAAGAAGCGGCGGCCGTGTGCCGGGAGATTCTCCAATTGGTCGAGACGAACGGGTATCGGTTCGACGAGATCGGGGTGGTGGCCAGGACCCTCGATCCGTATCTCTCCTGCCTGCAGCCGGTGTTCGACCGGCACCGGATTCCCTTCACCTCGACGGGCGGGCGTCCGCTCGTGCATGAGCCGATCGTCAAGGTGTTGTTGCAGCTTGCGACGCTGCCCGTGAACGGCTTCTATCGGGCGGCGATGTTGGACGTGCTCACATCCCCGCTGGCCCGTTTGGAGGGAGCGGGGGCTCAGGGGGAGGCGCGACCGGATCTGTGGAAGCTGGCGGTCCAGGTGTTGAACATCACGCGCGGCGAAGACGAATGGCGGCGGGTGGCCCACGCGAGCGGGGCGTCCCTGGTCACCGGCCGCGACGAGGAGGCCGAAGAAGGTGGGGTCGGGCGGCAGGGGATCGATGCGCGACAACTGCGGTTGCTGTGGCAGGCGGCGTCGCGTCTGATCGCCGATTGCCGCGCGCTGCCGACACGCGGGTCGGCGGCCCGACTGACCGACGCGTTTTTTGACCTGGCCGCTAAGCACCTGGTGCTTCCCGGCCCGACGGAGGGCGACGAGCCGATCGAGGAGGCGCGCGTTCGATTGGCACCGGTGGAACAGGCGCTCGCCTCGGTCGTCGCGAAACTTCGCCAACTCGACGAGCTCGGCGACGAGCTGTCATGGGAGGAATGGATCCGTCTGTTCGCTCAGGCGATCGATGCCACGACGATCCCGATCGAAAGCGAGGACCACCGCGGGGTCAGGGTGCTGGACGCCATGGCGGCCCGCGGCCTGCCGTTTCGAGCGCTGTTTATCCTGGGACTCAATGAAAAGGTGTTTCCTCGGTACATTCGCGAGGATGCTTTCCTGCGCGATCGACACCGCCGGGCGCTGGCCGAGACCCTGGGCTTCAAGATCGACGAAAAACTGGCCGGCTACGACGAGGAGCAACTCCTGTTTCGGCTCCTCTGCCGCGCGGCCGGCCGGCGTGTGTATCTGCTCTACCAGCGCGCCGACGAGGGCGGGCGGGCGCTCGCTCCGTCGGCTTTCATCGGCCAGGCCGGTCGCTGGTTTGCCGCGGACCATCCTCGGGAGACGGCTGTGCCGCGTCGGCTCTTGGAGCGGGTGGAGCAGCAGGCGGTTGTTCAGTCGGCGCTGCCGCCTGCGGAGGTCGCGCTCTGGTTGATCTTGCGCGGGCAGGACCCGTCGTCCTGGCTGCAGGCGGTCGGTCGGGAGAGCGAGCTGTTTGTTCACGGCCGAGCAACCCTGGAGCGGCTTGAAAGCGAAGCGCAGGACTTGGGCCCGCACGACGGGTTGACCGGCCCGCTGGCCGCCCATTGGGCGACTGTGGCGGGCCAGGGCGTCGCGCCGACGGCGCTAGAGCAGTACGCCCGCTGTCCCTTCCAGTATTTCGCCGCGCAGGTGCTGCGGCTCGAGCCGGTGCGCCGGCCGGCGCAGCATACCCTTGATCCGCAAGCCTTGGGCACACTCTGCCACGCAGCCTTGCGCCGGTGTTACGAGCACCTGGTCGGAAGCGGATGGCCGGAAGAGGCGTTGCCTCCGCCAGCGGTTCGAGATGCGGCGCGCCTGTCGGTGGAAGCTGCGTGTGCGGAGTTGGCCGCCGAACGGGGCATGGGGTATGCCTTGCTCTGGGAGATGACCCGCGAGACCGTCACCAAACTGGTGTCGGTATGTGTCGAGGCCGATCAGGAGGACTACAAGCAATCGCGCTTCAAACCGATCGCCTTTGAGCTGGAAGCGCAGGGCCAACTGGAAGGCGCGGGGACGAATGGGCGAAACGCGATCAACGTGAAGGGCCGGCTGGACCGCGTGGATCGTCGGGACGATCCCCCCGCGCTGCGCATCATCGACTATAAGGTCAAGGTCGGGTCCGGCATGAAATCGGAAGACCGCAAACTGCTCCAGGCAGGCGTGAGGGGCTTTCGGCTGCAGCCGCCTCTGTACGCGCTCATCGAGGTTCCCGGCCAACCGGCCCCGAGTCACGTGGACTTCGTGTTTCTCGCCCCGAAATGGAAACGCCCCATCGAGCGATCGACCTTTCCCGCCTCCGCGTGGCGTTCGCGCGCCGGAGCGCAGCTCCGAGGGACCATCGTCACCCTGATCGACGGGATCGCCGCGGGACGATTCTTCATTCTCCCCGGCGGATATTGTGACTCCTGCGATTATGCCGTCGCGTGCCGTCGCTTCCACGGACCGACCTGGTGGCGGGCGTCTCGCGCGGCGCCGGCGAAGGGCCTCCGGGAACTCCGCACACAACAGGTGCCCGATGAATGA
- a CDS encoding thioredoxin family protein codes for MPNVVLLYSPTCGACPSAKSLWKELRVKYSFSYREVDITTPDGQELANRHAVRAVPATIIDGRLTFVGVPSRQSAEKALQLKMQQRGV; via the coding sequence ATGCCGAACGTCGTGTTGCTGTATTCGCCGACCTGCGGAGCTTGTCCTTCCGCCAAGAGCCTGTGGAAGGAGTTACGCGTGAAGTACAGCTTCAGCTATCGCGAGGTCGATATCACGACGCCGGATGGGCAGGAGCTGGCCAACCGGCACGCCGTGCGCGCCGTGCCCGCGACGATCATCGACGGACGGCTGACGTTCGTCGGCGTGCCCAGCCGCCAGAGCGCCGAAAAGGCGCTGCAGTTGAAGATGCAACAGCGAGGCGTGTGA
- a CDS encoding DGQHR domain-containing protein, giving the protein MLATQVRQKDGVFYFVAYPAEDLLRKVRFMSRFYGEGEQIEPAEVEEEDEIAHFIAKIERSDKAFQRQLSRAKVRAITNFYETAVSQPPIPGTVLLFTPERLRFEPVGSFEHAGHLEEPSGPYLIIDGQHRLAALHFYHRDRPDEARGIHVPCVIFDGRSEDFATEMFVIINSTPTRINKSHLVDLYERVSWAAPDKKFAARVVERLYSEPDSPLRYRINRLGGRSKQEKWILQAELFNELHRWVSRDWRKLEKEGTGVTEAARFYGVVRDFFKAAERVWGETWGHANYMVTKPVTLKAMVRVCADLAAQDRGGAGDRLTRWEHRLAPWTELTRQFRVDGFYERFPAKGQVERVARIHRELAKAIGLEPSRLGGKEGKGKE; this is encoded by the coding sequence ATGCTGGCCACGCAAGTTCGTCAGAAGGACGGCGTCTTTTACTTCGTCGCCTATCCGGCTGAAGATTTGCTGCGGAAAGTCCGCTTCATGAGCCGGTTCTACGGCGAAGGCGAGCAGATCGAACCGGCGGAAGTCGAGGAAGAAGACGAGATCGCGCATTTCATCGCCAAGATCGAGCGCAGCGACAAGGCGTTCCAGCGGCAGCTCTCGCGAGCCAAGGTGCGGGCCATCACGAATTTTTACGAAACGGCAGTCAGCCAGCCCCCCATCCCCGGCACGGTGTTGCTCTTCACCCCGGAGCGGCTCCGTTTCGAGCCGGTCGGCTCTTTCGAGCATGCCGGCCATCTGGAGGAACCCAGCGGTCCCTATCTGATCATCGACGGCCAGCATCGCCTGGCCGCCCTGCACTTCTACCATCGCGACCGCCCGGACGAGGCCCGGGGCATTCATGTCCCCTGCGTCATTTTCGACGGCCGGAGCGAAGATTTCGCCACCGAGATGTTCGTCATCATCAACTCGACGCCGACCCGGATCAACAAGAGTCACCTGGTGGACCTGTACGAACGGGTGTCCTGGGCCGCTCCCGACAAGAAATTCGCCGCGCGGGTCGTCGAACGCCTCTACAGCGAGCCGGACAGCCCGCTCCGTTACCGGATCAATCGGCTGGGCGGCCGCAGCAAGCAAGAAAAATGGATTCTGCAGGCCGAGTTGTTCAACGAACTGCACCGGTGGGTCAGTCGAGATTGGCGAAAACTGGAAAAGGAGGGCACCGGCGTCACGGAAGCGGCCCGGTTTTATGGGGTCGTCCGCGATTTCTTCAAAGCGGCGGAGCGGGTGTGGGGCGAGACCTGGGGGCATGCCAACTACATGGTCACCAAACCCGTCACGCTCAAGGCCATGGTGCGGGTCTGCGCCGACCTGGCTGCTCAGGACCGGGGCGGGGCCGGCGACCGTCTCACCCGCTGGGAACACCGCCTCGCGCCGTGGACAGAATTGACGCGGCAATTTCGCGTGGACGGCTTCTATGAGCGGTTCCCGGCGAAAGGCCAAGTGGAGCGTGTCGCCCGCATCCACCGCGAACTGGCCAAGGCCATCGGGCTGGAGCCGTCGCGGCTAGGCGGAAAGGAAGGCAAGGGGAAAGAGTGA
- a CDS encoding thioredoxin family protein, with protein sequence MAMASVMLPLGTAAPPFALRDVVSGQTYSLESFAGKTALLVMFLCRHCPYVQHVQHEIARIGRDYTDSGLGIIAISSNDPAQYPDDAPERLKDMAQRLGFRFPFCFDETQEVAKAYKAACTPDFYLFDAQRRLVYRGQLDDSRPSNRLPVTGRDLRAALDAALAGKPVGPNQKPSIGCSIKWKPGNAPDYAQ encoded by the coding sequence ATGGCCATGGCGTCGGTGATGCTGCCGCTCGGCACAGCCGCTCCTCCGTTCGCGTTGCGCGATGTCGTGAGCGGACAGACGTACTCACTCGAGTCGTTTGCGGGAAAGACCGCCCTGCTGGTTATGTTCCTTTGCCGTCACTGCCCCTACGTGCAGCACGTCCAGCACGAGATCGCCAGGATCGGACGAGACTACACGGATTCGGGACTCGGCATCATCGCGATCAGCAGCAACGATCCGGCGCAATATCCCGATGACGCACCAGAGCGACTCAAGGACATGGCCCAACGCCTCGGATTCCGATTCCCCTTTTGCTTCGACGAGACCCAAGAGGTCGCCAAAGCCTACAAAGCCGCCTGCACGCCGGACTTTTATCTGTTCGACGCTCAGCGACGGTTGGTCTACCGGGGGCAACTGGATGACAGCCGCCCGAGCAATCGCCTCCCTGTCACGGGCCGCGATCTCCGCGCCGCGCTTGACGCGGCGCTTGCCGGGAAGCCGGTCGGCCCGAACCAGAAGCCCAGCATCGGTTGCAGCATTAAATGGAAACCGGGCAACGCTCCCGACTACGCACAATAG
- a CDS encoding amylo-alpha-1,6-glucosidase: MSTTDPSAPTFYIPAVGSGLERSRILKHGDTFAVFDVLGDLSGLAGGVEGLYYRDTRHLSLLRLRIQGRPPLFLSSSVQRNNARLNVDLANPDLWADGQLELPRDSVHIRRMKFAWDDTVYDVFTVRNFAGKALTVTLQLEFGADFRDLFEARGVRRERRGTFSAETEENHRVWLRYHGLDGLRRSTRIEFSPAPAELTVERAGFVLQLAPGKRVRLAMTIRCDSDGNDERPVPPYAVGVRRAHQARIAGSRRFPVVETSDELFNEWLCRATADLVMLTTDTPDGPYPYAGIPWFSTVFGRDGLLTAYLVLWANPDYARGVLRLLAAYQADCVDLSRDAEPGKVLHEMRQGEMARTGEIPFGRYYGSVDATPLFVWLAAEYYRRTGDLDTVKGLYPHVRQAVEWFDRTVDARGFLTYGGESPRGLRNQGWKDSEDAVFHADGELARGPIALSEVQGYLFAARRAAAALARTLGDVAFAETQERHATALRQQFERHFWLPDKNFYALALDGALQPCRVLTSNPGHLLLTDICEPARAWAVADTLLSPRFFSGWGVRTVAVGGARYNPMSYHNGSVWPHDNALIAMGCARQGHRAGSLAIFQSMFEAAVHMELRRLPELYCGFSRRRDAAPTLYPVACTPQAWAAAVPWALLGAVLGIAIDHARSTLVLARPCLPRFLDWVRIRGLKVLGGELTLQFRRTKRTVSVVVEEASAGLHVEVRP, from the coding sequence ATGAGCACGACTGATCCATCGGCCCCCACCTTCTATATTCCGGCGGTGGGCTCAGGGCTGGAGCGCAGCCGCATTCTCAAGCACGGAGACACGTTCGCCGTCTTTGATGTGCTCGGCGATCTCTCCGGTCTCGCCGGAGGGGTGGAAGGGCTGTACTATCGAGACACCCGGCACTTGAGTCTCTTGCGCTTGCGCATCCAGGGGCGTCCCCCGCTCTTTCTGAGTTCGAGCGTGCAGCGGAACAATGCGCGCTTGAACGTGGACTTGGCCAATCCCGACCTCTGGGCCGACGGGCAACTCGAGCTCCCGCGAGATTCGGTGCACATTCGCCGCATGAAGTTCGCATGGGACGATACCGTGTACGATGTCTTCACCGTGCGGAACTTCGCCGGCAAGGCCCTGACCGTGACTTTGCAACTCGAATTTGGCGCGGATTTCCGCGATCTCTTCGAGGCGCGCGGGGTTCGGCGTGAACGGCGAGGCACCTTTTCAGCCGAGACCGAGGAGAACCATCGGGTCTGGCTCCGTTATCACGGGCTCGACGGGCTGCGGCGTTCGACACGGATCGAGTTTTCACCGGCGCCGGCGGAACTGACCGTTGAACGAGCCGGGTTTGTCTTGCAGTTGGCTCCCGGCAAGCGGGTCCGGCTGGCCATGACGATTCGTTGCGACAGCGACGGGAACGACGAGCGGCCCGTGCCGCCCTATGCAGTCGGTGTGCGCCGGGCGCACCAAGCGCGTATCGCGGGGAGCCGCCGATTTCCTGTCGTGGAGACGTCGGACGAGCTGTTCAATGAGTGGCTGTGTCGCGCCACCGCGGATCTCGTCATGCTGACCACGGATACACCGGACGGACCGTATCCCTATGCGGGCATCCCCTGGTTCTCGACCGTATTCGGACGCGACGGTCTGCTCACCGCGTACTTGGTCCTGTGGGCCAATCCGGACTACGCCCGCGGCGTGTTGCGCCTGCTCGCCGCCTACCAAGCGGACTGCGTCGATCTGTCGCGCGATGCCGAACCGGGAAAGGTGCTGCATGAAATGCGACAGGGCGAGATGGCCCGCACGGGCGAAATTCCCTTCGGGCGGTACTACGGCAGCGTCGATGCGACCCCCCTGTTCGTGTGGCTGGCAGCGGAATACTATCGCCGTACCGGAGACCTCGACACGGTGAAGGGCCTGTACCCCCACGTGCGACAGGCCGTCGAGTGGTTTGATCGCACGGTTGACGCCCGGGGGTTTTTGACCTACGGCGGCGAGAGCCCGCGCGGGCTGCGCAACCAAGGATGGAAGGATTCCGAAGACGCCGTGTTCCATGCCGATGGGGAATTGGCTCGCGGGCCCATTGCGCTCTCCGAGGTCCAAGGTTACCTATTCGCCGCCCGGCGGGCGGCCGCCGCGTTGGCACGAACGCTTGGCGATGTCGCGTTCGCGGAGACCCAGGAACGTCACGCCACGGCGCTCCGGCAGCAGTTCGAACGACATTTCTGGCTTCCGGACAAGAACTTTTACGCGCTCGCGCTGGACGGCGCGTTGCAGCCTTGCCGGGTTCTCACCTCCAACCCGGGTCATTTGCTGCTGACGGATATCTGCGAGCCCGCGCGGGCATGGGCCGTGGCCGACACACTGTTGTCTCCCCGATTCTTTTCCGGTTGGGGGGTCCGGACGGTGGCTGTGGGGGGAGCGCGGTACAATCCGATGTCCTATCATAACGGGTCGGTGTGGCCGCACGACAACGCCCTCATTGCCATGGGCTGCGCGCGGCAAGGTCACCGAGCGGGATCCCTGGCGATCTTCCAATCGATGTTCGAGGCCGCCGTCCACATGGAGCTTCGGCGTCTGCCGGAACTCTACTGCGGCTTCAGCCGGCGGCGGGACGCCGCTCCGACCCTGTATCCCGTCGCCTGTACGCCGCAAGCGTGGGCGGCGGCGGTGCCGTGGGCCTTGCTCGGCGCGGTGCTCGGGATCGCGATCGACCATGCCCGTTCCACGCTTGTGCTCGCCCGTCCGTGTCTGCCGCGGTTTCTCGACTGGGTGAGAATCCGCGGACTCAAGGTGCTCGGGGGCGAGCTGACACTCCAGTTTCGCCGGACCAAGCGGACGGTTAGCGTGGTCGTCGAAGAGGCGAGCGCCGGCTTGCACGTGGAGGTGAGGCCGTGA
- the cas2 gene encoding CRISPR-associated endonuclease Cas2: MRRLYIVTYDICDPKRLRRVFKTMKGFGAHVQLSVFQCDLPEIDVIKMKAALVELINHQEDHVLIVDLGPTEGRPIKSIESLGKGFTQVERQAQVV, from the coding sequence ATGCGACGTTTGTACATCGTCACGTATGATATCTGCGATCCTAAGCGACTCAGGCGGGTGTTCAAGACGATGAAGGGGTTCGGCGCGCATGTGCAGCTTTCGGTCTTTCAGTGCGATCTCCCGGAGATAGATGTCATCAAGATGAAAGCCGCGCTGGTCGAACTGATCAATCATCAGGAAGACCATGTGCTCATTGTCGACCTGGGTCCGACGGAGGGACGACCGATTAAGAGCATCGAATCGCTGGGCAAAGGTTTCACGCAGGTGGAGCGGCAGGCGCAAGTGGTGTGA
- the cas1 gene encoding CRISPR-associated endonuclease Cas1, which translates to MSEEAGDTPLSVTEEPLLPVRMLNEFAYCPRLAYLEWVQSEFADSVDTVEGRFHHRRVDESPKRQPLEDEAPADTETGIHQRSVWLSSERLGLTAKIDLVEGVGTTVAPVDYKRGKRPHVGKGAWEPEQVQLCAQGLVLRDNGYECDGGFLYFVGSRERVAITFDQALIDRTLELIAGMRGMARSGAVPPPLVDSPKCPRCSLVRICLPDEIGWLRQEHADDAQAASTLRRLLPARDDALPLYVQQPGARVKKDGECLKVVDHDEVLAEARLVEVSHLVLFGYVQVSTQAVQELCKREIPISYLSSGGWFYGLTTGLMHKNVELRRRQYAAAMDQRFCLRLASRLVQAKIANCRTILRRNHMAAPATVLQDLKRDLQHAGQAQSLEELLGIEGTAGRRYFAEFRGMLKADGAPPEFDFEGRNRRPPKDPVNALLSLAYAMLTREWTVTLHAVGLDPFLGFYHQSRYGRPALALDLMEEFRPLIADSVVLTAINNGEVQATDFIRRMGSVALTTEGRRRFIETYERRMSQEITHPVFGYQVSYRRILEVQARLFGRYLLGEIPNYPSFTTR; encoded by the coding sequence ATGAGCGAGGAAGCCGGTGACACGCCTCTCTCGGTGACGGAGGAGCCGCTCCTCCCTGTGCGGATGCTGAACGAGTTCGCGTACTGCCCACGCCTGGCCTATCTGGAATGGGTGCAGAGCGAGTTTGCCGACAGCGTCGATACGGTGGAGGGGCGGTTCCACCATCGCCGGGTGGATGAGAGCCCCAAACGGCAGCCGTTGGAGGATGAGGCACCAGCGGATACCGAGACGGGTATCCATCAGCGCTCGGTCTGGCTGTCCTCGGAGCGGCTGGGACTGACGGCAAAGATCGATCTGGTGGAAGGTGTGGGGACGACCGTCGCGCCGGTGGACTACAAGCGGGGCAAGCGGCCGCATGTGGGCAAGGGTGCGTGGGAGCCGGAACAGGTGCAGTTGTGCGCGCAAGGGCTGGTCCTCCGCGACAACGGGTACGAGTGCGACGGTGGATTCCTGTACTTTGTGGGGTCCCGGGAGCGGGTAGCGATCACGTTCGATCAGGCCCTGATCGACCGCACATTAGAATTGATCGCGGGCATGCGCGGGATGGCACGAAGCGGCGCGGTGCCGCCTCCGCTCGTGGACAGTCCGAAGTGTCCACGCTGTTCTCTCGTCCGTATTTGTTTGCCGGATGAGATCGGCTGGTTGCGGCAGGAGCATGCGGACGACGCACAGGCGGCCTCGACGCTGCGGCGTCTTCTTCCGGCGCGGGACGATGCGCTGCCGTTGTATGTGCAACAGCCCGGCGCGCGCGTGAAGAAGGATGGGGAGTGTTTGAAAGTCGTCGATCATGACGAGGTGCTGGCGGAAGCCAGGCTGGTAGAAGTCTCCCATCTGGTGCTGTTTGGTTACGTTCAGGTCAGCACTCAAGCCGTCCAGGAATTGTGTAAACGAGAGATTCCCATTTCGTACCTGTCCAGCGGCGGGTGGTTCTACGGGCTCACCACCGGTCTGATGCACAAGAACGTCGAGTTGCGGCGACGCCAGTACGCCGCCGCGATGGATCAGCGGTTCTGTCTCAGGCTCGCGTCCCGGTTGGTGCAGGCGAAGATTGCGAACTGCCGAACGATCTTACGGCGCAATCACATGGCGGCGCCGGCGACGGTGTTGCAAGATCTGAAGCGCGATCTTCAGCATGCCGGCCAAGCGCAGTCGCTGGAGGAGCTGCTCGGCATTGAAGGAACCGCCGGGCGTCGGTACTTCGCCGAATTCAGGGGCATGCTCAAGGCCGATGGGGCGCCGCCGGAATTCGATTTCGAGGGGCGGAACCGCCGACCGCCGAAGGATCCCGTGAACGCGCTCCTCTCTCTGGCCTATGCGATGCTGACTCGCGAGTGGACGGTGACCCTCCACGCGGTGGGGCTGGACCCCTTTCTCGGGTTCTATCATCAGTCACGCTACGGGCGTCCGGCCTTGGCATTGGATCTGATGGAAGAGTTTCGTCCGCTCATCGCGGATTCCGTGGTACTGACGGCGATTAACAACGGCGAGGTGCAAGCGACGGACTTCATTCGGCGCATGGGAAGCGTCGCACTGACGACAGAGGGCCGCCGGCGTTTTATTGAGACCTACGAGCGGCGGATGAGCCAGGAGATTACGCATCCGGTCTTCGGCTATCAAGTGAGTTATCGTCGTATTCTGGAGGTGCAGGCCCGTCTGTTCGGGCGCTATCTGCTCGGCGAAATCCCGAACTATCCGTCGTTCACGACCCGGTGA
- a CDS encoding type II toxin-antitoxin system HicA family toxin, translated as MGKLRVLSGREVCRILERHGFTEVRRRGSQVVMQRRDVSGTVTVPVSDYAELRIGTLLSIIRQSGVSRGEFEE; from the coding sequence GTGGGTAAACTCCGTGTTCTTTCTGGAAGAGAAGTCTGTCGCATTCTGGAGCGCCACGGCTTCACCGAAGTCCGTCGGCGGGGCAGTCAGGTGGTCATGCAACGTCGTGATGTCTCCGGGACGGTCACGGTTCCTGTCTCCGATTATGCCGAGCTGAGAATCGGGACCTTACTCTCGATTATCCGGCAGAGTGGTGTGTCGCGCGGTGAGTTTGAGGAATGA
- a CDS encoding type II toxin-antitoxin system HicB family antitoxin, whose protein sequence is MTRGSYTAIIEKEGQEYVALCPELDVASQGTTVEEAAANLKEAVELFLECADPAEIRRRMHTEIFVTRFEAARG, encoded by the coding sequence ATGACTAGAGGGAGTTACACCGCAATCATCGAGAAGGAGGGGCAGGAGTATGTGGCCCTTTGCCCGGAGTTGGACGTTGCCAGTCAGGGCACGACGGTAGAAGAGGCTGCTGCCAACCTGAAAGAAGCGGTGGAACTGTTCTTAGAGTGCGCCGATCCTGCTGAGATTCGGCGGCGCATGCACACGGAGATTTTTGTCACGCGCTTCGAGGCAGCGCGTGGGTAA